TCAAGCTCGCTTTCCTGTCGATGTCCGTTTGCATCCACTACCCAGATGGAGAGCTTGTAGCTTCCGTCGGGAAAGGGTTGTCCCGATTCCGCAAGGCCGCCCCAGGTTACCTGACGAGTAAGCGTAAACTCCTTGTAGCCGGAAAAGAGGGCGGCAAAGAACCCAATATCCCGTTTCTCTTTCTCTACGATAGTCCTCAGCACCTTACCCGAGGAGTCCTTGATCTCAAGGCCGTACTCAGGCACGTAACCCTCTTTGCTTTTTACAAAAATCCGCACAGAAAACGAGAGGGTTGCCTCATCCTGCACACCATCGCCGTTTGGTGAAAGATATTGGGTACCGGATGTAACCGGAGGAATTTGGGGGATTTCCTTGTTTCCCCCGGCAAAAAGAGTAGCGACACTCAACACAAACAATATGCTTACCACGAGGACGCTTCGCATCCATTTCATGACAACCCTCCTGACTATTTTCTGATCCGTTTCACTGCTTTACCGCGTCTGCAGTCCTTTCGAGAGACAGGACTCCTTTATTCGGCTTTTATTCGGCCGCAGCGATGATGGCAATCCCGCTGCTGGCGCCTATTCGATCGGCACCGGCCTCTACCATAGCAAGGGCATCGGCATAGCTGCGGATTCCGCCGGATGCCTTTATCTTCATGGTATCACCAACCGTCTCCCGCATCAGCTTAATATCTTCGATCTTGGCCCCGCCACTACCGAAACCGGTGGAGGTTTTGACAAAATCGGCTTTGGCCTCCATGGCGGCCCTGCAGGCAGCCCGTTTTTCGTCGTCGCTAAGATAACAGGTTTCGATAATCACCTTCACGGTTCGTCCTGCGACCGCATCCACCACCGCGGCAATATCTTTCCTGACCCGAGTCTCATCCCCGGCCTTAAGGGCCCCTACATTGATCACCATATCAAGCTCCTCGGCCCCCTGGCTTACCGCAAACTCGGCCTCGGCAGCCTTGATCTCCGAGGCATTCGCCCCCAGAGGAAAACCGATCACGCAGCAGGTACGGACCTTACTTCCGGCAAGTTCACGGCTTACCAAAGCCACGTGAACGGGATTCACACAGACCGAAGCAAAGCCGTTTTCCCTTGCCTCGGCACAGAGCCGCTTCACATCCGCCTCGGTGGCGGTTGCCTTTAAAATGGTATGATCGATCATCGCAGCAAGTTCTCGTTTTTTCATCTAAGCCTCTCCTTCATCAATGGTAGTATATATGAGCTTGGGAAGGTCGGGTTTCACCTCACCGATGTGGATGCCGCCGCGAAATCGTGCCAGAGCTGCATCGAGATCGCTGTGCTCGCCCACATGGAATTCGGCGATCACATCGCCTACATCAACCCTATCGCCCAGCCGTTTTTTCATCCAATAGCCCACCGCCGGATCGATCGCATCTTCCTTTTTACTTCGCCCCGCCCCAAGAAGCATAGCGCTGATACCGAGGGAAACGGCATCGGTGGAGGCAAGATAGCCCGCTTTTTCCGCCTTTACCGGAAGGATTTCTTTTGCCTGGGGCAGGCGACCGACATCTTCGGTCACCGAGGGATCTCCCTCCTGCATCTCGATCATACGGGCAAAACGACGAAGCGCCTCACCCGAGGCCACGGCCCGATCCAGTTTTTGTCGGGCATCTTTTTCATCTCGGCACACCTCGCCAAGGACCAGCATCTTTGCGGCAAGGGCAAAACTCACGGCCTTGAGGTCTCCGTCGTGCTTGCCCTGAAGGATTTCAATGGCCTCCCGAACCTCAAGGGCATTACCGACGGCGTTGCCCAGGGGCTGATTCATATCGGTCACCAGAGCGTGGGTTTCCCTTCCCGCCAGGGCACCGATCCCGACCATCATTCGTGCAAGCTCGATGGCACCGTCAAGCTCCTTCATGAATGCGCCGCTTCCCGTCTTCACATCCAAAACGATCTTATCGGCTCCGGAAGCGATCTTTTTACTCATCACGCTCCCTGCAATAAGAGATACATTATCCACGGTGCAGGTTACATCCCGAAGGGCGTAAAGTTTCTTGTCGGCAGGAACCAGGTTACCGGTTTGACCGATGATGGAAACACCGCAGGTTTTGACGATTTCCGCAAAGCGCTCCATGCTCTGGGTGACCTGAAACCCGGGAATGGACTCAAGCTTGTCCAGGGTCCCACCGGTATGCCCCAGCCCACGGCCGGACATCTTGGCAACCCTTCCGCCGCAGGCCGCAACCAAAGGCCCAACGATGAGGGTGGTTGTATCGGCAACCCCGCCGGTGGAATGCTTATCGACCTTAATCCCGGGAATGGCGGAAAGGTCGACGGTATCGCCGGATGCGACCATGGAGAGAGTCAGGTCGGTGGTTTCCCGTTTGTTCATTCCCTTGAACCAGATACTCATTAAAAGGGGAGCAACCTGATAGTCGGGGATCTCTCCGGCGACATATCCGCGGATGAAAAACTCAATCTCTTCCTTGGAGAGTTCTCCCCCGTTTCGTTTTTTTTCGATGATATCTACTATTCGCATGACGTATCTCCTGCCTGTAGTATAGCAGGAGGCAACAAAAAACAACAGACTTTGTTCTTTCGCGACCTTTTTGGGGCGCTTCGGCAGCAGGGTGCCCCTGCGGCCCCTCCGATCCGGCCGTTGGGTCCTATTCAGGAACCTAAGCCATGAAAGGATCCTATATGTATGATATGCTTGATATAGAGGACGTTATCTGAAAACAATCATAGAGACCATCATAACAAGACTGAAAAGGTGTAAACAATGGATTATGTCATAAGGGAAATGGATATAGTAAGTGCACGGGAAATAATCCTCTGGAAATATGAAAAACCATATTCTTTATATAATCTGAATGGTTCCGATGAAGATATAAAGGAGCTTTTACATGGCTCATATTATTCTGCATATAACAAGAGCAAAGAATTGGCTGGATATTTTTGTTTTGGCGAATCTGCACAAGTACCAATTGGCAAAACGCTGAATTCCTACGATGATAAGAGTTTCATTGATATCGGGTTAGGGTTACAACCAGAATTATGCGGAAAAGGATATGGAGTTGACTTTACTACATGTGGATTAAGATGTGCGAAGAATATGTTCTCGGCAAGAAAATTCCGATTAACTGTGGCGAAGTTTAACCAACGCGCAATCAAGGTATATGAGAAGATAGGTTTTAGAAGAAGCAATATTTCCTTCAGTAAAGACAGCGAAACGAGTAAAATAGAATTTATAATAATGACATTAGAAGACTGGGCCGACTTCGGCTAAACATAAAGCGTTATGTGTAATTGCCCTATTTTTAAAGAACTGGAGAATACATGATATTTGCATCGACATTTGGAGAAATCAATTACGAGATAACAGGTACCGGAAGTCCATTATTAATGATTCATGGTACTCCATTTTCCTCTAAGGAATGGTCCCAGATAAAAGATGCTTTAAAATGTAAGTATGAAATCTATACATATGATTTGTTGGGATATGGGCTTTCTGAAAAGGCTGAAGATGTCTCTCTTGCAATCCAGAATAACGTATTATGTGAACTTTTGGATTTTTGGAATCTTGATAACCCAGATGTTGTCGCTCACGATTTTGGAGGGGCAACACTTCTTCGATCAATACTTCTGAATAATTGTCATTACAATAAAATAATGCTCATTGATGTTGTTGCATTAGCCCCATGGGGGTCGCCTTTTGTACAGCATGTCAGAAAGCATGAACATGTATTTAATGGAATACCCGACTATATTCATAAAGCCATGGTTCAAGCTTATATTAAAGATGCAATCTACTCAAAGGTGACAGATAAAGACATTGATTTTCTTGTTCAACCATGGCTATCAAGTTCAGGGAAGAAAGCTTTTTACCGGCAGATAGCTCAGATGGATCAAAAATATACAGATGAGATTGAAGATCATCTTTTTCAAATAAAAAATGAGACAAGAATTTTGTGGGGCGAAGAAGATAATTGGATTCCTCTAAAAATCGGAAAACAATTACATAAAAAATTACCCAATTCATCATTTAGAGCAATTCCGGAATCAAATCACTTGATGCAAATAGATAAACCAAATGAAATAATCAAGGAAATAGAAAAGTTCTTCTAAGACCGTAAAAGCTCTAAAAAACTAAAACCTACATTCGTGTCAGCAGCCTTGATATCAAAAACGTCGAAAGCCCATTAAGGATGATGCACAAAATAAAAATTGAAGAGATAGTATATGCATGATATGCTTGGGAATAAAGAAAGTTGGGATGAAGGTTAGATTATGAATCATAGCTGTCCAAAATAATCATAGCAACTCCATCTGAAGCGTTAAATCTTGAGGAGATGACGAAACCCCGAATGGCT
This sequence is a window from Sediminispirochaeta bajacaliforniensis DSM 16054. Protein-coding genes within it:
- the deoC gene encoding deoxyribose-phosphate aldolase, which produces MKKRELAAMIDHTILKATATEADVKRLCAEARENGFASVCVNPVHVALVSRELAGSKVRTCCVIGFPLGANASEIKAAEAEFAVSQGAEELDMVINVGALKAGDETRVRKDIAAVVDAVAGRTVKVIIETCYLSDDEKRAACRAAMEAKADFVKTSTGFGSGGAKIEDIKLMRETVGDTMKIKASGGIRSYADALAMVEAGADRIGASSGIAIIAAAE
- a CDS encoding pyrimidine-nucleoside phosphorylase, whose protein sequence is MRIVDIIEKKRNGGELSKEEIEFFIRGYVAGEIPDYQVAPLLMSIWFKGMNKRETTDLTLSMVASGDTVDLSAIPGIKVDKHSTGGVADTTTLIVGPLVAACGGRVAKMSGRGLGHTGGTLDKLESIPGFQVTQSMERFAEIVKTCGVSIIGQTGNLVPADKKLYALRDVTCTVDNVSLIAGSVMSKKIASGADKIVLDVKTGSGAFMKELDGAIELARMMVGIGALAGRETHALVTDMNQPLGNAVGNALEVREAIEILQGKHDGDLKAVSFALAAKMLVLGEVCRDEKDARQKLDRAVASGEALRRFARMIEMQEGDPSVTEDVGRLPQAKEILPVKAEKAGYLASTDAVSLGISAMLLGAGRSKKEDAIDPAVGYWMKKRLGDRVDVGDVIAEFHVGEHSDLDAALARFRGGIHIGEVKPDLPKLIYTTIDEGEA
- a CDS encoding GNAT family N-acetyltransferase — protein: MDYVIREMDIVSAREIILWKYEKPYSLYNLNGSDEDIKELLHGSYYSAYNKSKELAGYFCFGESAQVPIGKTLNSYDDKSFIDIGLGLQPELCGKGYGVDFTTCGLRCAKNMFSARKFRLTVAKFNQRAIKVYEKIGFRRSNISFSKDSETSKIEFIIMTLEDWADFG
- a CDS encoding alpha/beta fold hydrolase — encoded protein: MIFASTFGEINYEITGTGSPLLMIHGTPFSSKEWSQIKDALKCKYEIYTYDLLGYGLSEKAEDVSLAIQNNVLCELLDFWNLDNPDVVAHDFGGATLLRSILLNNCHYNKIMLIDVVALAPWGSPFVQHVRKHEHVFNGIPDYIHKAMVQAYIKDAIYSKVTDKDIDFLVQPWLSSSGKKAFYRQIAQMDQKYTDEIEDHLFQIKNETRILWGEEDNWIPLKIGKQLHKKLPNSSFRAIPESNHLMQIDKPNEIIKEIEKFF